One part of the Algibacter sp. L1A34 genome encodes these proteins:
- a CDS encoding glycoside hydrolase family 130 protein, which produces MKQIPWQDKPSNSNDVMWRYSENPIIDRYAIPSSNSIFNSAVVPFEDGFAGVFRCDNKAVQMNIFAGFSKDGINWDIEHEPIKMQAGNTEMIDSDYKYDPRVVFIEDRYWITWCNGYNGPTIGIGYTFDFKEFFQCENAFLPFNRNGVLFPKKINGKYAMLSRPSDNGHTPFGDIYISYSPDMKYWGEHRCVMKASNFEDSAWQCTKIGAGPIPILTDEGWLMLYHGVINTCNGFRYAMGSALLDENEPDKVKYRTQPYLLGPAEPYEQIGDVPNVVFPCAALHDVQEDKLAVYYGAADTVVALAFGKLSEVIEFTKNNSL; this is translated from the coding sequence ATGAAGCAAATACCTTGGCAAGATAAACCAAGTAACAGTAACGATGTTATGTGGCGCTATAGCGAAAACCCTATTATAGATAGATATGCTATCCCGTCGTCTAATAGTATTTTTAACAGTGCAGTAGTTCCATTTGAAGATGGCTTTGCTGGTGTTTTTCGTTGTGATAATAAAGCCGTACAAATGAATATTTTTGCAGGTTTTAGTAAAGATGGTATCAATTGGGATATAGAACATGAGCCTATTAAAATGCAGGCTGGAAATACCGAAATGATAGATTCTGATTATAAGTACGACCCTCGTGTTGTTTTTATAGAAGATCGTTATTGGATTACCTGGTGTAATGGGTATAATGGTCCAACAATTGGTATTGGATATACTTTCGATTTTAAAGAGTTTTTTCAATGTGAAAATGCTTTTTTACCTTTCAACAGAAATGGTGTTTTGTTTCCGAAGAAAATAAACGGTAAATATGCTATGTTAAGCAGGCCAAGTGATAATGGTCATACTCCTTTTGGTGATATTTATATAAGTTATAGTCCAGATATGAAATATTGGGGAGAACATCGTTGTGTTATGAAGGCGTCTAACTTTGAGGATAGCGCTTGGCAATGCACAAAAATTGGAGCAGGACCAATACCCATTCTAACAGATGAAGGTTGGTTAATGCTATATCATGGTGTTATCAATACGTGTAATGGATTTAGATATGCTATGGGCTCTGCGCTTTTAGATGAAAACGAACCCGATAAAGTTAAATATAGAACACAACCTTATTTATTAGGTCCAGCAGAACCTTACGAGCAAATTGGAGATGTGCCAAACGTGGTATTCCCATGTGCTGCTTTACATGATGTTCAAGAAGATAAATTAGCCGTTTATTATGGTGCAGCAGATACTGTTGTAGCTTTAGCGTTTGGTAAACTTAGCGAGGTTATAGAGTTTACAAAAAATAATAGTTTATAA
- a CDS encoding sodium:solute symporter family protein — MHSIDVIIIVLYILLTLGVGIWISKRASKGLSSYFLGGKSIKWYYLGLSNGSGMFDVSGTAWMVGLLFLYGAKSFMFMWMWPIWNQIFIMVFLAVWIRRSNIMTGSEWILTRFGDDRAGRASHLIVAIFAIVASVGFIAYFFEGVGKFMSVILPWDISLIINEAVLLTSSQNYALIIIFLTTIYTIKGGMFSVVATEVLQYGIMVLSGILIAVYAFISVSDAEINNIISTEWSTIFFGNTIEGSWSGKLTAFNDLVDTQGYKMFGAFIGMCLFKGFFASIAGPTPSYDMQRILSTRSVKEAAYMSGFTNLILFIPRYLLIGGIVVLALVHLAPSMAVSPTLSLNDLEIILPNVINNHVPVGIKGLLLAGLLAAFMSTFSAFVNSGPAYVVNDIYKKYYKPEAEESHYIKASHITSFVIVIFGVIMGFFAESINAITLWITSALYGGYVASNFLKWIWWRFNGWGYFWGMTSGLIIATLQFLLDMNKANFEVGSWLYYCAHIPVIYIFPIIFAVSLLGSFLGTFLTPATNMKTLKAFYFNVRPWGWWKPVLNELKKDDNTVTKNSDFTADMLNCVVGIVWQSSMVLLPIYFMIRDYPKTLIALSVFVITTVILKFTWLDKVRKLPDTDDSISIEN, encoded by the coding sequence ATGCATAGTATAGATGTTATAATAATTGTACTCTACATCCTATTAACGCTTGGAGTTGGTATCTGGATATCTAAACGTGCATCAAAAGGATTGAGTTCTTATTTCTTAGGAGGAAAAAGTATAAAATGGTATTATTTAGGTTTAAGTAATGGATCTGGGATGTTTGATGTTTCTGGAACTGCTTGGATGGTTGGTTTACTATTTCTTTACGGAGCAAAGAGTTTTATGTTTATGTGGATGTGGCCTATTTGGAACCAAATTTTTATCATGGTGTTTCTTGCCGTTTGGATAAGGCGTTCTAATATCATGACAGGGTCCGAGTGGATTTTAACACGTTTTGGAGATGATAGAGCAGGGCGAGCTTCACACTTAATCGTTGCCATTTTTGCTATTGTAGCATCGGTAGGTTTCATAGCATATTTCTTTGAAGGTGTAGGTAAATTTATGTCTGTTATTCTACCTTGGGATATTTCTTTAATAATAAACGAAGCTGTTTTGCTAACATCTAGTCAGAATTATGCTTTAATCATAATATTTTTAACCACTATTTATACCATAAAAGGTGGTATGTTTTCGGTTGTAGCAACAGAAGTTTTACAATATGGTATTATGGTACTCTCTGGGATTTTAATAGCTGTTTATGCATTTATTTCGGTTAGCGATGCAGAAATTAACAATATCATTTCAACAGAATGGAGTACCATATTTTTCGGAAATACTATTGAAGGATCGTGGTCGGGTAAACTTACAGCCTTTAATGATTTGGTAGATACGCAAGGCTATAAAATGTTTGGTGCTTTTATTGGTATGTGTTTGTTTAAGGGCTTTTTTGCAAGTATTGCTGGGCCAACACCAAGTTATGATATGCAACGTATTTTGTCGACTAGGTCGGTAAAAGAAGCAGCTTACATGAGTGGTTTTACAAATCTTATTTTATTTATACCGCGCTACTTACTTATTGGTGGTATCGTTGTTTTAGCTTTAGTGCATTTAGCACCATCTATGGCAGTATCTCCAACGTTAAGTCTAAACGATTTGGAAATTATTTTACCTAACGTAATTAATAATCATGTGCCTGTTGGTATCAAAGGGTTATTACTTGCAGGGCTTTTAGCAGCGTTTATGTCTACCTTTTCAGCATTTGTTAATTCTGGGCCAGCTTATGTTGTAAACGATATTTATAAAAAATACTATAAGCCAGAAGCGGAAGAGTCTCATTACATAAAAGCGAGTCATATTACATCGTTTGTTATTGTGATTTTCGGTGTTATTATGGGGTTTTTCGCAGAGTCTATCAATGCAATAACACTTTGGATAACAAGTGCACTTTATGGTGGTTACGTGGCATCGAATTTCTTAAAATGGATTTGGTGGCGTTTTAACGGTTGGGGTTATTTTTGGGGGATGACTTCTGGGTTAATTATAGCAACATTACAGTTTTTGTTAGATATGAATAAAGCTAATTTTGAGGTTGGTTCTTGGTTATATTATTGCGCTCATATTCCTGTTATTTATATTTTTCCAATCATATTTGCAGTATCTTTATTAGGTTCGTTTTTAGGAACATTTTTAACACCAGCTACTAATATGAAAACATTAAAAGCATTTTATTTTAATGTTCGTCCATGGGGATGGTGGAAACCCGTTTTAAATGAACTTAAAAAAGATGATAACACCGTAACCAAAAACAGCGATTTTACAGCAGATATGTTAAATTGCGTTGTTGGTATTGTTTGGCAATCTAGTATGGTTTTATTGCCTATTTATTTTATGATTAGGGATTATCCTAAAACATTAATAGCATTGTCTGTTTTTGTAATAACTACGGTTATTCTAAAATTCACATGGTTAGATAAAGTTCGAAAACTTCCAGATACGGACGATTCGATTTCTATAGAAAATTAA
- a CDS encoding sensor histidine kinase has translation MLTAIFVMVFVKFNLTYFLVSQNVWPEGPEVINNLTLNYTIDMMFGEFYVITFVTAIKITLDFLEEHKRVADLEKAQLETELLFLKTQISPHFFFNTLNNIYSLAVENSKKTPKIILKLAELMRYLLYETKGKRQSLENEIICIQNYLDLERVRHNDDLEIDMSISGDIEDKEISPILMLTFIENAFKHGVHKNIGEVKITIDLSIKEDFLYFTISNPMPVITKHQDSFSQSSGIGLENVKKRLALGYKKNDYKLEIKNDDNMFVVKLKIKVS, from the coding sequence ATGCTAACAGCCATTTTTGTAATGGTATTTGTAAAGTTTAATTTAACTTATTTCCTGGTGAGCCAGAATGTTTGGCCAGAAGGACCCGAAGTTATAAACAACTTAACTCTAAACTACACAATAGACATGATGTTTGGCGAATTCTATGTTATTACATTCGTTACAGCCATTAAAATAACTTTAGATTTTTTAGAGGAACATAAAAGAGTTGCAGATTTAGAAAAAGCACAATTAGAAACAGAATTATTATTCTTAAAAACACAAATCTCTCCTCATTTTTTCTTCAACACACTTAATAATATTTATTCTTTAGCTGTAGAAAACTCAAAAAAGACTCCTAAAATAATATTAAAGCTAGCTGAATTAATGCGCTATTTACTTTATGAAACAAAGGGTAAAAGGCAATCTTTGGAAAATGAAATCATTTGTATTCAAAATTATTTAGACTTAGAACGCGTTCGCCATAATGATGATTTAGAGATAGATATGTCTATTTCTGGTGATATTGAAGATAAGGAAATATCACCAATTCTAATGTTGACATTTATAGAAAATGCTTTTAAACACGGTGTACATAAAAATATTGGAGAAGTTAAAATCACGATTGATTTATCAATTAAAGAAGATTTTCTGTACTTTACAATTTCTAACCCTATGCCGGTTATTACCAAGCACCAAGATTCCTTTAGCCAATCTAGTGGAATTGGTTTAGAAAACGTAAAAAAGAGATTAGCTTTAGGTTATAAAAAAAATGATTATAAACTAGAAATCAAAAATGATGATAACATGTTTGTAGTTAAACTTAAAATAAAAGTATCATAA
- a CDS encoding LytR/AlgR family response regulator transcription factor encodes MKVKCLIIDDEPLAINIIKNYLEQIEDFELINTFGNAIDGLNFLKSNTVDVIFLDINMPVLDGLNFIKSLENPPLIIITTAYDEFAVETYELDVLDYLIKPIEFPRFMKALNKVNKRLENNKVITDTSSDRPYLFVKIDKKKMKKIFLDEILTVESLKDYLKINTLTGKYIIHSTLSDFTNLLPSNDFIRIHRSYTIAMDKIDAVEGNSVEIEGLRYVIGRSYIEEVKQKILNSSI; translated from the coding sequence ATGAAGGTAAAGTGCTTAATAATTGACGACGAACCATTGGCTATAAATATCATTAAAAATTATTTAGAGCAGATTGAGGATTTCGAGCTAATAAATACTTTTGGTAATGCCATAGACGGTTTAAATTTTTTAAAAAGTAATACGGTCGATGTGATATTTTTGGATATCAATATGCCCGTGCTTGATGGTCTTAATTTTATTAAAAGCCTAGAAAACCCTCCGCTTATAATAATTACAACTGCTTATGATGAATTTGCTGTTGAAACTTACGAGTTAGATGTTCTAGATTATTTAATAAAACCTATTGAATTCCCAAGGTTTATGAAAGCCTTAAACAAAGTAAACAAAAGATTAGAAAATAATAAAGTTATAACAGATACCTCTAGCGATAGGCCTTACCTTTTTGTTAAAATTGATAAAAAGAAAATGAAAAAGATTTTTTTAGATGAAATTTTAACCGTAGAATCGTTAAAAGATTATTTAAAAATAAATACCCTTACGGGGAAATATATTATACACAGTACACTATCGGATTTCACAAACTTATTACCGTCTAACGATTTTATTAGAATACATAGATCTTATACCATTGCTATGGATAAAATAGATGCTGTAGAAGGCAATAGTGTAGAAATAGAAGGACTTAGGTATGTAATAGGAAGGTCTTATATTGAAGAGGTTAAACAAAAAATATTAAACTCTTCTATATAA
- the nagB gene encoding glucosamine-6-phosphate deaminase, with the protein MQTELIKYKEAGKFEETRFEKIHNVIFESSQEASIIVAQEIATLIKNKSAINKPCVLGLATGSSPIKVYEELVRMHKEEGLSFANVVSFNLDEYYPMDKNNIQSYYYFMHEHLFNHVDIRPENVNVPNGSVSPDDLHQYCIDYENKIKELGGLDFQLLGIGRTGHVGFNEPGSHFNSRTRSIILDHITRADAAPSFRGIDNVPRKAITMGVGTVRSAKRIVLLGWGLNKASILKDTIEGEITGQVPATYLQDHDNTTFVLDQGASAELTRVKTPWLVATCQWTEELELKAVVWLSQLVDKPFLKLTDKDYNDNGMSDLIVEEGSAYDLNIKMFNKMQKTITGWPGGKPNADDSNRPERATPERKRIIIFSPHPDDDVISMGGTFDRLVQQGHDVHVAYQTSGNIAVSDDEALKFAEIVKSYNEDSKEPNAIIDDLNNKTGNEIDSLEVRKLKGRIRRSESLGATRYLGLKDSNVHFLDLPFYETGTIKKNNLSYEDISIVSDLIEKIKPHQIYAAGDLADPHGTHKVCLDAIFKALDDLKGQDYMNDCWVWLYRGAWHEWESYEIEMAVPMSPDQVLRKRHAIFCHQSQKDGVMFQGDDNREFWVRAEDRNRLTAKKYNDLGLADYAAIEAFKRYHF; encoded by the coding sequence ATGCAAACAGAACTTATTAAATACAAAGAAGCCGGTAAATTTGAAGAAACACGTTTTGAAAAAATTCATAACGTTATTTTTGAATCATCACAAGAAGCTTCAATTATCGTTGCTCAAGAAATAGCAACTTTAATTAAAAACAAAAGTGCTATCAACAAACCTTGCGTTTTAGGCCTTGCAACAGGATCTTCACCTATAAAAGTTTATGAAGAGCTTGTAAGAATGCATAAAGAAGAAGGGCTTAGTTTTGCAAACGTAGTTTCGTTTAATTTGGATGAATATTATCCAATGGATAAAAATAATATCCAGAGTTACTACTACTTCATGCATGAGCACTTATTTAATCATGTTGATATTCGTCCTGAAAATGTTAATGTTCCTAACGGTTCAGTTAGCCCAGATGATTTACATCAATATTGTATTGATTATGAAAACAAAATAAAAGAACTTGGAGGTTTAGATTTTCAATTATTAGGAATAGGGCGTACAGGACATGTTGGATTTAACGAACCTGGATCGCATTTTAATTCTAGAACTAGAAGTATCATTTTAGATCATATTACAAGAGCAGATGCTGCACCTTCATTCCGAGGAATAGATAATGTTCCAAGGAAAGCTATTACAATGGGTGTTGGTACAGTAAGAAGTGCTAAACGAATTGTTTTATTAGGATGGGGTTTAAATAAAGCAAGTATTCTTAAGGATACAATTGAAGGCGAAATTACAGGTCAAGTTCCGGCAACATATTTACAAGATCACGATAATACTACATTTGTTTTAGATCAAGGTGCATCGGCAGAGCTTACGCGAGTAAAAACTCCATGGTTGGTAGCTACTTGCCAATGGACTGAAGAACTTGAGCTAAAAGCTGTGGTTTGGTTAAGTCAATTAGTAGATAAGCCTTTCCTAAAATTAACCGATAAGGATTATAATGATAACGGCATGTCCGACTTGATCGTTGAAGAAGGTTCTGCATACGATTTAAACATAAAGATGTTTAATAAAATGCAAAAAACAATTACAGGATGGCCAGGAGGAAAACCTAATGCAGACGATTCTAACCGTCCAGAAAGAGCAACGCCGGAGAGAAAACGCATAATTATTTTTAGTCCGCACCCAGATGATGATGTTATTTCTATGGGAGGCACGTTCGATAGATTAGTGCAACAAGGTCATGATGTGCATGTTGCTTATCAAACCTCGGGTAATATAGCGGTTTCAGATGATGAGGCTTTAAAGTTTGCTGAAATTGTTAAATCATATAATGAAGATAGTAAAGAACCTAATGCCATTATAGATGATCTAAATAATAAAACGGGTAACGAAATAGATTCATTAGAAGTAAGAAAACTAAAAGGGCGAATTCGAAGAAGTGAATCTTTGGGAGCAACACGATATTTAGGATTAAAAGATAGTAATGTTCATTTTTTAGACCTTCCGTTTTACGAAACAGGAACTATAAAGAAAAATAATTTATCATACGAGGATATAAGTATTGTTTCCGATTTAATCGAAAAAATAAAACCACATCAAATTTATGCCGCTGGAGATTTAGCAGATCCGCATGGTACTCATAAAGTTTGTCTTGATGCTATTTTTAAAGCTTTAGATGATTTAAAAGGGCAAGACTATATGAACGATTGTTGGGTTTGGTTATACCGTGGTGCTTGGCACGAATGGGAATCTTACGAGATTGAAATGGCAGTGCCTATGAGTCCGGATCAAGTACTTAGAAAAAGACATGCTATATTTTGTCATCAATCACAAAAAGATGGTGTTATGTTTCAAGGAGACGATAACAGAGAGTTTTGGGTAAGAGCTGAAGATAGAAATAGATTAACAGCAAAAAAATATAATGATCTTGGCTTAGCTGATTATGCAGCTATTGAGGCTTTTAAACGCTATCATTTTTAG
- a CDS encoding beta-N-acetylhexosaminidase: MKHLFIVVLYLLVNSCSNKYEAIVNSESDYLIVPKPTSLEISNGKFLLDSNTKVIGEAALENEGDYLSSLLSSMLDKPIPFTDEGKADGNILLKLDATIPNSEGYVLTINYNQITITGSTSKGVFYGIQTLSQLIPLASNPEASLNTEFLIPAATIADSPKFVYRGMHLDVARHFFPVSFVKKYIDILAMHKMNTFHWHLTEDQGWRIEIKKYPKLTSIGSIRKETIVGHGNTWRNPDVKYDGRPYGGFYTQEDVKDVVAYAEKRHITIIPEIELPGHSLAAITAYPELGNTGEQYEVGTRWGVFPEIYAPSEKTFKFLEDVLTEVIALFPSKLIHIGGDEAPKTQWESSKLAQDIIKVEGLKDEHELQSYFIRRIEKFLNSKGRNIIGWDEILEGGLAPNATVMSWRGEKGGIQAAKMHHNVVMTPTGFCYFDFYQTKDRKNEPLAIGGYTSVEKVYSYNPLPQELTKEEQKYILGAQANVWSEYITTPKQVEYMVLPRLTALSEVVWSTYETKDWSDFQMRLIHLTKRYDALGLNYAKHSLELKTEK; this comes from the coding sequence ATGAAACATTTATTTATAGTAGTACTCTATTTACTCGTTAATTCATGCTCAAATAAATATGAGGCTATTGTGAATTCTGAAAGTGATTATCTTATAGTTCCAAAACCAACATCATTAGAGATTTCTAATGGTAAATTTTTGTTAGATTCAAACACAAAGGTTATAGGTGAAGCAGCTCTGGAAAACGAAGGTGATTATCTTTCAAGTTTATTAAGTAGCATGTTAGATAAGCCTATACCTTTTACAGATGAAGGAAAAGCGGATGGTAATATTTTATTGAAACTAGATGCAACTATACCTAATAGTGAAGGTTATGTTTTAACAATCAATTACAATCAAATAACAATAACGGGAAGCACAAGTAAAGGGGTGTTTTATGGCATACAAACTCTAAGCCAGTTAATTCCTTTAGCTAGCAACCCGGAAGCTAGTCTAAATACAGAATTTTTAATTCCTGCTGCAACAATAGCAGATAGCCCAAAGTTTGTTTATAGAGGTATGCACTTAGATGTTGCTCGACATTTTTTTCCTGTTTCATTCGTGAAAAAATATATAGATATACTTGCTATGCATAAAATGAATACGTTTCATTGGCATTTAACAGAAGATCAAGGATGGCGTATAGAAATAAAAAAATATCCAAAACTAACATCTATTGGTAGTATTAGAAAAGAAACTATTGTTGGTCATGGTAATACATGGAGAAATCCCGATGTTAAATATGATGGAAGACCTTATGGTGGTTTTTATACACAAGAAGATGTAAAAGACGTTGTCGCTTATGCGGAAAAAAGACACATAACCATAATTCCAGAAATAGAACTGCCAGGACACTCTTTAGCGGCTATAACAGCATATCCAGAATTAGGTAACACAGGCGAACAATATGAGGTAGGAACACGATGGGGTGTTTTTCCAGAAATTTATGCACCAAGCGAGAAAACCTTTAAATTTTTAGAGGATGTTTTAACAGAAGTTATTGCGTTATTTCCAAGTAAATTAATTCATATAGGAGGAGATGAAGCTCCAAAAACACAATGGGAATCTAGCAAATTGGCTCAAGATATTATAAAAGTAGAAGGCTTAAAAGATGAACACGAGTTACAAAGTTATTTTATAAGAAGAATAGAGAAATTCTTAAACTCTAAAGGACGAAATATTATTGGTTGGGATGAAATTCTAGAAGGAGGTTTAGCTCCAAATGCAACCGTAATGTCTTGGAGAGGCGAAAAAGGCGGTATTCAAGCAGCAAAAATGCACCATAATGTAGTTATGACGCCAACAGGTTTTTGTTATTTCGATTTTTATCAAACTAAAGATAGAAAAAACGAACCACTTGCTATAGGAGGTTATACATCTGTAGAAAAAGTATATAGTTATAATCCTTTGCCACAAGAATTAACTAAAGAAGAGCAAAAATACATTTTAGGAGCGCAAGCCAATGTGTGGAGTGAATATATTACAACACCCAAACAGGTAGAATATATGGTTTTACCAAGATTAACAGCATTGTCTGAGGTGGTTTGGTCTACTTACGAAACAAAGGATTGGAGCGATTTTCAAATGCGTTTAATTCATTTAACAAAAAGGTATGATGCTTTAGGTTTAAATTATGCTAAGCACAGTTTAGAGTTAAAGACCGAAAAATAA
- a CDS encoding beta-N-acetylhexosaminidase — protein sequence MSTLFRKIKSTLTPYLLCFLLALTSCDKKELKIGETEIIPLPAELIEGNGHFIISEKTTISVNNEEQKTIVINFFKKFETASGWIPEISINNDQADIIFYTEKSLNPEAYELVINTGGIHVKSASGAGFFYAMETIGQLLPATLYSKEKQANTIWGIPAVTIKDEPAFKWRGYMLDVSRHFFTKEEVKDAIDFMAEVKLNRFHWHLADDNGWRIEIKKYPKLTEVGAWRVDYNAKDENTSNWWGRPRQKEGEKATYGGFYTQEDIKEIIAYAKERYIEIIPEIDMPGHSLAAIASYPEISCSEGPFYVGTGGVVRNNTYCPGKEVTFEFVENVLGEVMDLFPFDYMHIGGDECNKEAWEVDPDCQLRMKEENLANVHELQSYFVKRVEKIVNAHDKNMIGWDEILEGGLAPNATVMSWRGEKGGIAAARLGNDVIMTPSRYCYLDLKQGDDDLEPNLGYAYSFLKDTYNYKIVSDSLTAEQGKHVLGIQGNLWTESITNWSQLTYMTFPRLYAVAENGWTDQKAKNWDDFTGRLLNQLERLEEKGERYATSAYNVRIDHKGQKEGSINVSLKTEVNGLDIYYTLDGTEPSLTSTKYKSPFLLKNTSTVKATSYKKEEQTGNVSTKYFPIHKAVGAKVVYNSPKLNDEESLYRLVDLNYAKLNRGDRNWQNINGDLDVDLFFNEPISIQSLEVTSLRFTNSSVYVPEYIEIYGSEDGNTFTKLGEIKQLEKSHTQGRNKVVSLINFKETTVKAIKVKAKSVNPIPEGHRRVGGASKILIDELIIF from the coding sequence ATGAGTACCCTTTTTAGAAAGATAAAAAGCACATTAACCCCATACTTATTATGTTTCTTACTAGCGCTTACATCATGCGATAAAAAAGAACTAAAAATAGGTGAAACTGAAATTATCCCGTTACCAGCAGAATTAATAGAAGGCAACGGACATTTCATTATTAGCGAGAAAACAACAATTTCCGTTAATAATGAAGAGCAAAAAACTATTGTAATTAATTTTTTTAAAAAATTTGAAACAGCATCCGGATGGATCCCAGAAATAAGTATAAATAATGATCAAGCAGATATTATTTTTTATACTGAAAAGTCTCTCAACCCTGAAGCTTACGAATTAGTCATTAATACAGGGGGCATACATGTAAAATCGGCCTCAGGGGCCGGTTTTTTCTATGCTATGGAAACCATTGGGCAATTACTACCTGCAACATTATATTCCAAAGAAAAACAAGCAAATACCATTTGGGGTATTCCAGCTGTTACTATTAAAGACGAACCGGCTTTTAAATGGCGTGGCTATATGCTAGATGTATCTCGTCATTTTTTCACAAAAGAAGAAGTAAAAGATGCTATCGATTTTATGGCAGAAGTGAAACTAAATCGCTTCCATTGGCATTTAGCAGATGATAATGGCTGGCGTATAGAGATTAAAAAATATCCAAAATTAACAGAAGTAGGAGCGTGGCGTGTAGACTATAATGCTAAAGATGAAAATACATCCAATTGGTGGGGGAGACCTAGACAAAAAGAAGGTGAGAAAGCAACCTATGGAGGCTTTTACACTCAAGAAGATATTAAAGAAATTATAGCTTATGCTAAAGAGCGCTATATCGAAATTATTCCAGAAATAGATATGCCGGGACATTCATTGGCAGCTATAGCGTCGTATCCAGAAATATCATGTTCCGAAGGCCCTTTTTATGTGGGTACAGGCGGAGTTGTTAGGAACAATACGTATTGCCCTGGTAAAGAAGTTACTTTTGAGTTTGTTGAAAATGTTTTAGGAGAAGTTATGGATTTATTTCCTTTTGATTATATGCATATTGGCGGTGATGAGTGTAATAAAGAAGCTTGGGAAGTAGACCCAGATTGCCAATTGCGTATGAAAGAAGAAAATCTTGCCAATGTTCATGAATTGCAAAGTTATTTTGTTAAAAGAGTAGAGAAAATAGTAAATGCACATGATAAAAATATGATTGGTTGGGACGAAATATTAGAAGGTGGTTTAGCTCCAAATGCAACCGTAATGTCGTGGCGCGGTGAAAAAGGCGGTATTGCTGCGGCAAGACTTGGTAATGATGTTATTATGACGCCTTCAAGATATTGTTATTTAGATTTAAAACAAGGCGACGACGATTTAGAGCCTAATTTGGGCTACGCATACTCCTTTTTAAAAGATACATATAACTATAAAATAGTATCCGATAGTTTAACAGCCGAACAAGGAAAACACGTTTTAGGTATACAAGGGAATCTGTGGACAGAGTCTATAACCAATTGGAGCCAATTAACTTATATGACTTTTCCTAGGTTATATGCAGTTGCAGAAAATGGATGGACAGATCAAAAAGCAAAAAATTGGGATGATTTTACAGGCCGCTTACTAAATCAATTAGAACGATTAGAAGAAAAAGGAGAGCGTTATGCTACAAGTGCTTATAATGTTAGAATAGATCATAAAGGTCAAAAAGAAGGTTCTATCAATGTTTCACTTAAAACCGAAGTTAATGGGTTGGATATTTACTATACTTTGGATGGTACGGAGCCATCATTAACTTCAACTAAATACAAATCGCCATTTTTACTAAAAAATACATCGACAGTAAAAGCAACTTCATATAAAAAAGAGGAGCAAACGGGTAATGTTTCAACAAAATATTTTCCTATTCATAAAGCGGTTGGAGCAAAAGTAGTTTATAATTCACCAAAACTTAATGATGAAGAATCACTATATCGTTTAGTCGATTTAAATTATGCAAAACTGAATAGAGGCGATCGTAATTGGCAAAATATTAATGGAGATTTAGATGTGGATTTATTTTTTAACGAACCAATATCAATACAATCGTTAGAAGTTACAAGTCTTAGATTTACTAATTCGAGTGTTTATGTTCCAGAATACATTGAAATTTATGGTTCTGAAGATGGTAATACATTTACTAAGTTAGGAGAAATTAAACAACTAGAAAAAAGCCACACTCAAGGAAGAAACAAGGTGGTTTCTTTAATTAATTTTAAGGAAACAACGGTAAAAGCAATAAAGGTAAAAGCAAAAAGTGTTAATCCAATTCCAGAAGGACATCGCAGGGTTGGAGGTGCATCAAAAATTTTAATTGACGAACTTATAATATTTTAA